TCCAAGATTCAGCGCTCGGGCCTTCGTCGAGATCAAACCAATCCGTGCCAGTTTATGAAGGTTGCGAGTTGCTGCCAGTAATTTGATGCTGTCATCAACCTGATGCACCGTTGCAATACGCTCAATCTTGCGTATCCACGTTTCCACATCTTCGTCTTCAGGGCCTGAGAATGATGGTATCTGTGACGACAGTAAAGTAACTGCTTGCGCTGGTGGTATTGCAGCCAACATAGTTGCAAACCGTATGGATAATTCGGACTGGACGGTGGGATGTAGCCCCCGTATTGACTAACTGGTGGATATGTCGGTTCGATTTCCTCATTACCAGTCTTCTGTGGCGAGTTAGAGTTGTTCACCACGTTTGGTCTGACATCCGGTAGCCAAGGATGTGATACACTCTGCATTTGCAATTGACTCCTCGTTAGACTCAGTGCCTGCGTGTAaactatattttgattttgaacAGGCGTATTTAATTGTGTTGTGATTTGAGCAGTAAGTAAGTCAAGTTTGTGTGAAAGGGTTTGTACTTGCCTCTCAAGGTCCCTTTCGTACCGTGATTTTTGACGGGaagaaaaataatctctttcttCTGTTGTCTGCTTTACCGCAGAATCCATGGGGGGGTTTCTTCGTTCTTCCCCCTCCAATGACGAGAGGGTTTCGGCGGCTTCCTGCcgcttatatttattatttatttatttattttatttaatccatGCCTTTCGGCTTTGGATGACTTCCAGTATACATGTTctcttatttacatttatttcgaCACTTATGGTTAAGTACATCACTGCGGTATCGGATAACGTATATACCGGTAAAGATATAAAGGTATAAccaatataagatataaaatatgtgatacAAAAACTTAAagttacatttatacatatataagataCTTAGgtataaagatagataaataaacataataaacatagataaaaatatcagatATAGATATAAGGGTTTTGTATTAACTTAGCTCTTTGGCCTCTATTACCTTTCCTTCATCTCTCTTTGATCAACAGgcttatatattcataattacaattacaattagtTAACAATTGCTTAAcaagttaacaaaaaataaaacttgaaaacttaaaaaacttGGAACTTGGAACTTGCAACTTAACACCTAGGACTTACTCAAATTAAATCAAcctaaattaaatcaaattaactcAACTTAAATcagattaaatcaaattaaatcgtaTCAAATCAGATAGAATCAAATTGTAAAGCTATTTTAAACAGATCTAttcctcttttcttttgcgtctttttccttttcttctctaattttatatattctttttaatacctCCCATCCTCTTCCATCTTCATTCAATATTTCTTCCGGAGTCATTTCATCTTTTGTTGCCTCGCATTCTTTTAATACGTGTACTAtactctcctctttctctccgcaGACCCTACACAttttctcctcttcttctctccAGTGTTGTCCTTCTCTCCATTCATTCCCACATCTGTACCTTGCAAttattctctccttttttttcttcctccctTGTAGGTATCTTGGCATTTCTTCTGTCATTACATCTTTATACTTGGTGTTGTATTTGAATTCTTCGATCTTCTTTCTCCTTTCGTCTTCTTCTTTCCTCCTTATTCTTTCCAGCATCTCTCTTACTATCTTCTCcacctcttcttcttctctcatCCTCCTTATCTTCTCTCTGTTTGCCTCTACCTTTTCCAGTgctttccttcttttctccTTCCACTTATTCTTCATCTGTCTTGATTCTTTcttatctatttcttttatgcATTCCAAGACTATCTTTTTCTCCGATCTTCTTGTTTTCTCTTCGTATTTCATGGCCCTTCTTAGTGCTTCTTTGCTTAGTTCCTCCATTTTCGTCTCTtctatcaaaatataattcggTGTTCTTCTATCCAAGCCCAATATACACTtagtatattttctctttattccATCTATTCTTTCTTCGTTTCCCCAGCCCCAAATTTCCGTTCCGTAAAACTACATTCCCTACCAGCGCCTTAAACATTTTCATTCTTCTTTCGTAATTCTCTGTGAACAGTCTCTCTTCAATGCACCATGTCTGTTTCATTGCAATCGTCGCTCTTCTCATTCTTTCCAAAATATGTTTTTCCGCTCCGCCGTTCTTCTGCATGATGTATCCTAGatactttatttctttaaccTCTACTTTTTCCTCTCCCCATTTCCATTCCCTCTTCTTCACGCTTCCTCTTCCCTTCTCAAATACTAATACCTTCGACTTTTCTGGGCTGAGAAGTAAacctttttcttttacatactTCTTGAATCTCTTCATTATTCCTTTTAGTTCTTGCTCATTTTTTGCTAACAGCACTATGTCGTCTGCATACGATATGGaccaaattttttctcttcctaTTACTATCCCTCCAGTTTGTTCTTTTCTCATCTCTGTTTCCAGGTCCGTAATATAGATGTTAAATAATGTTGGACTCATGGGACATCCTTGCCTTACACCGTTCCTGGTCCAAAACTCTTCCGTTTTTCTGTCTCCTATTTTTATCACATTCCTCGTCTCTTTGTATGTTTCCATTATCCTCTTCCTTAGATTATCATTTATCTCCATCTTCTTCAACATCTCATTTagtctttctctctccacCCTATCGAACACCGCCTTGAGGTCCGCGAAGAAGGCGAATACTTTTTCCCCTTTCTTCTCTAGTTCTTTATTTACTAACAAGGGAAGTATCACAAGTGTCCGACGCCAATTTGATTTTCCttgaaatatgttgtcaaacaCACAAATCTAagagacacgtatttttttttatgagcgGAGTTTCATATTTAGAGGGTGAAACACccctttgaaaaaaaacaatttttttctttcggagCGAATATCATCGAAagtataaaagatagaaaaaaattttttaaataaaagttgtacggTTTCAagagtattttaaatttgtaaagaaaaaaaaatttttttaaatttttttgtttaacaaaacaccccccatcattattttttttaaattaaaaaaaatttttttgctatattaaaggatttcttttttctaaattcaacCATGTATATTACAGTTATGTTacgaaatatcttttttgagaattaattataaagatttctgTATATAAGCTATCCGTGCTCATATGcgctttgtattataatttaaaaacaatttaacaaattgcacatacattttaattgaaaacacGTGATTTATACTTATcttgaatatacatgtaagtctaataagagataaagattaattaaattgaaaacatattaattgaaaacatttaattcatcACGTTCTTGATATGAGGGATACGTGACTTTTagttcattatatatataaaagaaaacgtacaaaaattattgctatatatatatatataataaactaaaagtCACGTATCCCTCATATCAAGAACGTGATGAATTAcatgtttcaattaaaatgttttcatcaaatataattaatctttatctctTATTAGGCTAACGTGTACACTCAAGATAAGTATAAATTGACAGTATAAATATAGTCATGTAGCAGTCTTACGTTCAATCAGTGCAATCGTTTTGTAATAATCATATGTGtgcaatttgttaaattgattttaaattataatacaaagcaAAGTTTAACATCTTTACAAATGATTCTCAATCCGCTTAATGTTGTTAGACTTTTATTGGCATCTATAAGTTCAATATATCTAACAAAAACGTCAGTAACTGAAgcagaaatacaattaaaagaagacatacaaaaattattgctagaTAGCATTTTTCACTATAATGGATTGGAAGTGATGGAAGAAACCTACCTCGATTATCAAGAACCTTATAAATTACACAGTTTCGAAATAATTGAAGATGACGAAGAAGCATGGAgtgaagataatttaaattctcatCTACAGTGTTCAAACAGTGAAGTAAATTTTGACAGTACTTATAAAAGACGAGCTGTTGAATATTGGCGGAATTTAGacgataataaagaaattaaccaCAAAAAAAGGCATCGTTCTCTAAAATCAgtacaaagtaaatttaaaagagtTTCATCTGAACGTCAGTTAAGACGATGGGAAGAACAACTACAATCAACTGGAAATCGTttggaaaaattatcttatatctccaaatttacacatgataaatttactgCAGCTATTGAATCAGGATTTATGGTTCATGATATCGATTTAAAAAGATGGGCTTTACAAGCTCAAGAAGAAATAGGAAATGTAATTCCTATATTTAAAGCATCTCACAGCTGGATATCAAGATTCAAAAAATTCCATTGAATTGTTTCAAGAAAAGTTACGAAGTTTGTAACTAAAAGAACAGTGGAAGATTCTATTGATTTACAAAActcagcaaataattttttaaaaacagtgAAACCACTTATTGAACAGTTTGGAgcagaaaatgtttataattctgATCAAAGtggtttttaattagaaatacatTTTGGAAGATCATTGTCTcctaaaggaataaaaaaagtaggGCGTATCGTACAATCTGTGTCATCAACAACCCATTCATACACGATACAACCAATAATATCATGTAATGGTAATTTGCTGTCacctttatttattgttttgaaaGAAGCTAACGGCGAATTTGGACCGAGAGTAcaagaaactttatttaaactaacAAATGTTATTGTAAAAGCATCGAAATCTGGTAAAATGACATcaggtaatataaatttccttttataaggttttagatttttaaatattgataattaaaaaaatatataaatttggataaacaattacataaaattatataataaaattaatctctgatacataatcaattatcatctttataaaattttatatttaatttaacaatctaATAACAATCAtaagaaagttattaaattaatttatatttgttacagatcattttaaaatgtgGTTAGAAgcttatttttcaaacattggTTCTAATAGCGTTCTTCTTATCGATTCATGGACCGGACATTGTCCCAATATCATTTCGGATTTAACACCTCTAGATAAATATATCCATATTACTACTATGATTATACCGAAAGGTACTACAGGAAAAATACAACCATTAGATGTTTACGGATTTagaatttggaaaaattttgctaaaagattttcagatatagttttattattggaatgtgatataaatttgcatgaacgaaataatataataaaattgcaatcttTGATACATAATCAATTGTCATCCCAGCGATATcgtaacttatttaaatattcgtgGTTTAAAAGTGGTTATACGAACGAAAGACTACAGGAATTTAAAAATCCAGTAGAATTTAGTTTGGATGATACTTCAACAACATGTGATATCGAAGGTTGCAATAATGTAGCTATAGTAAAATGTTCATGGTGCAAAAAatcattatgtttaaaacatttcttcgttgagtattattattgcaatgaGTATAATGAGTAAATGatacaatacaaaatgtataaatttattgtataaatatttaaaaactattttattaatacatatttagaaATGATTGTGATGATGtaaatcacaattttattatgtaaataaacaaaatataaaagcataaGACCAAAAATagctttaagaaaataatcacaagatataaagaaataatgtacagaaattagtaaaataaaaaaatttactaattttaaagaaaagtaataaaaaccattataattcttaatattatttataatttataatttgtgatgctagaatcaattatatagatttctattatatatcttatcaAAATTGTGTATAATCTTGTTTAGACGATAATTATTTGCGTACATGAGCACGGATAGCTTATATAcggaaatctttataattaattctcaaaaatgatatttcgtaacataactttaatatacatggttgaatttagaaaaaagaaatcttttaatatagtaaaaaaatttttttttaatttaaaacaaataataatggGGGGTGtgttttgttaaacaaaaaaattaaaaaaaaatttttttctttacaaatttaaagtaCTCTTGAAAccgtacaacttttatttaaaaaatttttttctatcttttatactTCCGATAATATTCGCTccgaaagaataaaattgtttttttttcaaaggggTGTTTCACCCTCTAAACATAAAACTCcgctcataaaaaaaatacgtgtctctTAGATTTGTGtgtttgacaacatatttcaaGGAAAATCAAATTGGCGTCGGACACTTGTGATACTTCCCTTGTAAGTAGTTTAGAACGTATATTGCATCTGTTGTTCCTCTTCCTTTCCTGAATCCAAATTGGgtttcttctaattttccaTCCACCTCTCTTTGTAATCTTTCATTTAGTATGTTTGCATATACCTTATACGCTGTGTCCATTAATGTTACCCCTCTGTAATTCTTAACTTCGGTTTTGTCgccttttttatatattgggCTTATTAGCCCCCTGTTCCAGTCATTCGGGATTCCTCCTTCtttccatattttatttattaatttccaaAGCACCTCTCCTATTTCCTCCGGCATCAGCCTCCATGCTTCGTTCTCTATTTCGTTTTTTCCTGGtgcttttcctttttttaactttcttaGTTGTTCCGCTAATTCTGCTTTTATTTCCTCTTTGTTTGCcatttccttttcttctttttcttttttctcttctctcttttccttttcttcttcccAAATTATCCTCTTCTCCGTACCTCCTAATAATTCTATGAAATGTTTCTTTTCCttcaattcaatattttcgtctattctttctcttctttttctaaatttgttgatatatttCCACACTTCTTTCTCCGATCCTATCAATTTTatcctttcttcttcttcccttTCGTGCTTCTCCCTTTCTTCTTCGCACCATACTTTGtactctttcttctttctaatATACTCTTCTCTactgattttttcttttttcattcttcTCATATCCCTTCTTAgctctctttttttcactttCCATTCCTTGCTATGCCAACCTCTTCTTCCCATCTTTCACAGAAttatcttcttcttctctttcatAACCGAGTTCTTTACCTTCTCTTGTAGCTCCCTCCAGATCTCTTCTTTCCCTTCCTCCGAGCACGTCCAACCTTCACATTTGCTGTGATAATATTCCACTGCTTCCGTTGTCCATATGCATTTCTCTTTTGTTATTGCGTCGCGGGTGACCtccttttggacacgtaacgattggacaccgctcgattggacacgcacgattggacacgcacgattggacacggctcgattggacaccgcacgattggacaccacacgattggacaccgcacgattggacaccgcacgattggacaccgcattattggacaccgcacgattggacaccgcattattggacaccgcacgattggacaccgcattattggacaccgcattattggacaccgcacgattggacaccgcacgattggacaccgcattattggacaccgcagtcttctagtgaataacatttatatatcatatgacagattatctaagcttagaaatatctggcagaaaaaagcttcgatttgccagaaaaaaattgaattttaaatatctatatacgtatttttaggagcatctcgttttgcgtggaaagtttcaaacctatgtggtgcagaaaatgcttgcactcacacacacacacacacacacacacacggggggtgcaaggggggccttcggccccccctcccgcacccaccccgtccaagtcgctaacccatgcaaactgtattagaaatctgcatacacacgtaaatgtgtgtgtgtgtccaattgtacggtgtccaataatgcggtgtccaataatgcggtgtccaataatgcggtgtccaataatgcggtgtccaatcgtgcggtgtccaatcgtgcggtgtccaataatgcggtgtccaataatgcggtgtccaatcgtgcggtgtccaatcgtgcagtgtccaataatgcggtgtccaatcgtgcggtgtccaatcgtgcggtgtccaatcgtgcggtgtccaatcgtgcgtgtccaatcgtgcgtgtccaatcgagcggtgtccaatcgttacgtgtccaaacgggataCTCCCTTGCGTCgctcttcttttttccttttcctttctctgtctctcctctTTCTATTTCCACTTCCAGCGGTACGTGATCCGATTCTGTTCTGTTTCTTTCTTCCATTTTTACTACTTCTTCTAATGCTTTATCATTTGTTACTATATAATCTATGACCGATGCTCCTGATTCTCCTATGAATGTCCAGTCTCCTTCCTTCCCCATATTGCCGTTTAGTATCGTCCATCCTCTCTCGTTAATTTCTCTTATCATTATTTCtccttctttatttattattttatcttctgATTTTCTGCTTTCTTCGTCTTTCtcgtttttttatctttattggTCCTCCTTTATTTCCTGTTCTTGTATTAAAGTCGCCTCCCTTTATCAAATAttcttcttccttctcctcCATTTCTTCTTTTATGCTCTCcaacatttctttaatattctgactgtatattgtaattattctccatttctttttattatattccaaATTCTTTTCCATCGCTTCCTTGTTTATCTCCCTTGTTGATGCATTGTCTATTTCCTTGTTTACTGCCATTATAATTCCTCCTTTTgctcttccttttttattctctcttgTCGCCGCTATATAGGACCACTCAAATTTGTTTGAAAGTTTGCTTTTGATTCTTCTCCATGCTTCTTCTTCCACCCACGTCTCTGTTAGTCCGATTATGTCGAATCCCTCGAGGTATTCCCATGTTTCTTCGCATTTATTTGTTATGCCTGCTATGTTCCAAAAGTTAATCTTTAGCCCTGCCTCcttctcccctctctctccgtGGTTCCCGTGTCCTCATCCTCTTCTTTTCTCCTCCTCcagtttttcttctttttcattcCATCTGAACCATTTCTCTtccactttaatttttttgtacccTATCCTCACGTTTTTTACtcctttctccttttcttttttcgcaATCTCTCTCAGTTGCtgttgtatttctctttccttcttcgTTAGGTCATCATCTTTTATTACGCCTCTTTCTAAGTCCTTTTTCCTGCTCATAATATTCCTCTTCTGTTCCCAGCTATCAACCTCCGCCACTACCATCTCCTTATTACCTCTTGTCATTATACTGCTCGCTTTTCTGATTTCCacctttattttcattttgtctttgataaattttgtCACCTCCTGTTCTAATCCCTCTTTTCTCCATTGTGTACCTTTTATAACAATcctgttttttctttcttctctttccttcttttcgtTAATCCATTCTAACGTTTCGATTCTCTCCACtaatcttcttttttcttctaaccattcttccttttctcttcttctttcctcctctctcgctaTCCTCTCTTCTGCCATCTGTTCTTTTAACCTTTCCATTTCTCCTCTCATCTCTCTTCTCAATGCTTCTATCTCCGAACAGATTTTTGCTAGCCCTTTCCCTAGCGTGTCCTCGCCCCCTATCACGTATTTGTCTAGTGCTTTTTCTTCCCCTCTCGGTTTGTTCTTGCTTCCTGCCGGTCTTCCTGCCATTGCTGCCAACTGTCTTGTCGCTGTCTTATTATTTCCCTAACTCCTTGCTTTCTATTTCCGCGTTGCTTTCCTCCCTAACCTAACCGCACTGTCTGTTTTACTTTCTGATTACTTCtgtctcttcttctttctttcctttccttcaATCTCAAGTCTTCCTCTTCCTTCCCTCCTTCCTTTTTGGTATCTCTTATTCCTGTTCTCggccttttttttctccttttcccACCTTTTATAACACTAACTCTTTCTCCACCCGCGCTCTCTCACTCCAACCGGAAGTCTTCCTGCCGCTTATAATAAGCTCGAAGAACATCAATGCAAGCGGGTTTGTTAAATGCGTCAGACAATCCATATTCCTTGAGTTTTTCCTTAAGTTCATGCAAGGTGAGATTGTTCAAAATTTCTGCATCCATCTTCTTCAAGTTGTGATGATTTCGGAAACGTGCGCGGTTGTACGAACACGTGCATGTCCGCACAGTTCCACGTTCAACAGAGAGATTCGTACAACACTCGATACAACCCCAACCAAAACAACTACTACAATCATTAATAATctaataagatttaatataaaataatatatataatttataattattacttatatatttaaatatatatctaattttaaattctaaatttaatgcACTAATCTGCCAAACTAGCAAGGTATACAACATGAGCGGGTTTCCCGTCGGTTCGCAATATATAGTCGGTCCCGGAAGCGGGCACAAACGCGCACTAACTCGTTATCACAATGGCGGGCGACCGTTATTACGCAAACCGCGCAAACGaccgaaaataatatttatacttccGCGTATAAAAGACACGAAAGGGATAACTTCTCGCTGGAGAGCCCGGTCGCAAAAGAAGGGATAATTTTTCGCCGGAGAACCCGGACGCGAAAAAGAGAAGACGAAAACTGCGCACTATCACGCGGTAGAAACGTCTTGAATAGAACAACCGTGTGTAAGGAGTATCCCACTTTTGAGATCTGTAATGGAGTTTTAGTGATTTGAAATAATGAGGGAAAAGTTAGGAGGTGAAGAAAGCCGGAAGACAATAATGGGTACACGTTGTTCCGTTCGAGCCAGGGTTTATTCGAAGGAGACGTTCTTCGTCTTTACAATCTTGAGACTTGTTGCTGACTGCTTGTGTGTCGGGAAGAAGTTTTCTTAGGTACCAAGATGCCCGTATGGGTGCGCCAAGAGCGCTTACATTAACCAATAGGGGACAGGAGCCCGTGTTGTCTGGCTGGTGTCCAATAGGAGACCGGGCAAGACAGTGGcgcattgaaataaaataccgGGGCGCTTCGTGTGGGCAAGATAGAAACTTAACCTACGTTCATAGCCAATCTCTTAcagtagaatatatttttttataattaggtctttaattttttagatattcatgtattaaaaaaaaatctttaattacagttttattaattaattaatttatattacatataagcCATAGttgatataatcttttttatatatattcaatattcagaaatattacaaatatatttaaattgtgttatatattataaaagatataaattaattaaaaataaattaaaaacattaaataaaaagtattaaactGTGAAAGACACTTCCGAGTCGCAATACATAAATATCTAGAGACAGTAGCTTCAAAATGtcataatgcaattttatgtattaaggTATTAATACATTTGCTAGTGTATAAAATTTGAGTTTTGTATTTAACTTTAGTAAAAGTATTTAACTTTATCCCTATTAGAAGAGGCTTGTTTAAttgcacaaatattttatagagtTTTAATGatgtaaagtttttattatcttaaaaatatctggTCTTTAAACTTTATCTTGTCGGTATTTATGCAGGctcgtaaaagaaaaattagtcGTAGAGCTGAGACAAACGCAGTGAAACGATTGCATGTTACAAACTTACAGCAACGTATTGGGAGCATCTCAAATTTTTCGCTTCTTTTGAATAGCAGTACTGATAATAACATCAAAAGTAAGTACGACGAAGAATTTGGTGATAgagataataatattgaagaaaacAGCATTGTTAGGACGCAGGAGAGCAGTGACAGTGATATTGATGAAGATTTAGACAGCAATAATTTTACGGATAGCAATGGTTCAGAGTATGAATCAGATTTGTCAGAATCCAGTGAAGCTTGCGaagcaattaatattaaggATGTAAGGGATTTACGCGATAATCATCAAGAGAGAAATGCATATGTTCTATGCGAATTAAAGAAGTGGGCCATGAGAGGAGTatcttgcaaaaaaattgatgaacTTCTCACAGTCCCACACAGCACAGGGAGCTCCCGGGTAGCTCCCGAGGaactcacaaaatttttcataagcttTATTTAAGCTTCCAAAAAATTCGCACGGAGCTTCCTGGGAGctgctatgtccgcttttgagagctccttgagagcttcatttgagctcgcagggagtttataaatcatgttttaagagcttcctgcgagcttcaaagtaATTTCTGGGAAGCTTTTATACAAGCTTCCTGAGAGCTTCATCTAAGCTCGCAAGGAGTTcagaaattatgttttaagagctccttgcgagcttcaaaataattctcgggaaatttctatataagcttcCCGGCAGCtcttatgtccgcttttgggaGCTCTCTGAGAACTTAGATGAAGCTATCAGGGAGCTTATATAGAAGCTTCacgggaattattttgaagctcgcagagagttcttaaaacattatttctgaactccctgcgagcttaaataaagctctcagggagctctcaaaagcggacataggagCTGccggaaaaaatgtttttatattttctcaattttcggaagctctctctgagttgcgaaggcccacgaactctcttcgtgtaacaaaaacaatatatactacactttgctgctagtgaagtactaactgctaggtaagccgtgagtaatggttttcttttatatgccttttggagtaaattttctcacgagaaggaGAAGCGCCGTGCCTTCGCCTAATGGCGATCTTgcgaactactcgcggctatatgactatacatacagtacattaatttacccgatatgttcaatctctgggtgtttgttttgtcgaattttgtaaacttcttgaaaactcagcaaaacgaactccctgggagcttgttttgtcgaattttgtaagctttttgggagctcagcaaaatgaactccctgggagcttaatcggagctttgtgctgtatgggatgTTATGTTTAAGTTTGTGTGCAAAtctttagtaataatttaattatataatacatttttctatctatTTCACACAAAGAAATAGTGTGAAATGTAGAGTACAtcaaggagaatgtataattacattactGGTAATTGATGTGGTACTTGCAGTGctacaaaataaattccaCATCAATTAGTCCTTAGTACATGTTTCACATTATGACTGCATTCTGATATTCACTGATAGCACtggaaaattatagtttttaattttatatcacgtATAACATTTTACTACTATCAGCGAATATCAAAACAGCCTGGATGtttttatggaaaataataaatttattgattctACCTTGATATATGCTTTACATTAGTTTTTCACTGAGTATTtctgtcaaaaatatataattgaataattatatacatacatgcatataaaattaaatatattactatataactataattttaatttttattacaaaattaatctaatttttcagaaataat
This DNA window, taken from Monomorium pharaonis isolate MP-MQ-018 chromosome 6, ASM1337386v2, whole genome shotgun sequence, encodes the following:
- the LOC118646226 gene encoding uncharacterized protein LOC118646226 is translated as MTSDHFKMWLEAYFSNIGSNSVLLIDSWTGHCPNIISDLTPLDKYIHITTMIIPKGTTGKIQPLDVYGFRIWKNFAKRFSDIVLLLECDINLHERNNIIKLQSLIHNQLSSQRYRNLFKYSWFKSGYTNERLQEFKNPVEFSLDDTSTTCDIEGCNNVAIVKCSWCKKSLCLKHFFVEYYYCNEYNE